One Arthrobacter sp. FW306-07-I genomic window carries:
- a CDS encoding purine-cytosine permease family protein, whose protein sequence is MQEKLSTATHGQPAQAPEDHNAVDHEAWLQPIPESARTRKVSGQFWIWAGANLAPINWVLGALGIQLGLGLADTITVLVLGNLIGMLLFGCFVLLGQKTGATGMVLARAAFGRRGNYLPAAIQALLVIGWCAVNTWIILDLVMALFGTLGWVDPEAPNYGWKIGVATFIMALQVAIAWFGYKAIAAFEKWTVPPTILILAVMSAVAWFGMDIDWSYAGPAGAILEGSERIAAMSAVMTAIGIGWGITWFTYAADYSRFVSTSVPKKKVYLASVLGQFIPVVWLGVLGASLATNSGEIDPGKLIVLNFGAMALPVLLMVLHGPIATNILNIYTFSVATQALDISISRRKLNLFVGVFSLAAVVFFIFQEDFAAVLDAWLIGLVAWVAAWGGIMLVHYFWLDKRWPGAPERLFDGVGTKRLPVVNWAGVISLVAGIFATWLFMYGLIPIMQGPIAVALGGWDLSWLAGGLTSAGVYAILGPRQHIRYLALEPRIQAEAKSPAADTTPALPAL, encoded by the coding sequence ATGCAAGAAAAGCTTTCAACAGCCACGCACGGCCAACCTGCCCAGGCACCCGAGGACCACAACGCCGTGGACCACGAAGCCTGGCTGCAGCCCATTCCCGAATCAGCGAGAACACGCAAGGTATCCGGCCAGTTCTGGATCTGGGCGGGCGCCAACCTGGCGCCCATCAACTGGGTGCTGGGGGCACTCGGGATCCAGCTGGGACTCGGACTCGCGGACACCATCACCGTCCTGGTGCTGGGCAACCTGATCGGCATGCTGCTCTTCGGCTGCTTCGTCCTCCTGGGACAAAAGACCGGAGCCACCGGCATGGTCCTGGCCCGGGCGGCGTTCGGCCGGCGTGGCAACTACCTGCCGGCCGCCATCCAGGCCCTGCTGGTCATCGGCTGGTGCGCGGTGAACACGTGGATCATCCTGGACCTGGTCATGGCACTCTTCGGAACCCTCGGCTGGGTTGACCCGGAAGCACCCAACTACGGCTGGAAGATCGGCGTCGCCACCTTCATCATGGCCCTCCAGGTGGCCATCGCCTGGTTCGGCTACAAAGCCATCGCCGCCTTCGAAAAATGGACCGTTCCGCCCACCATCCTCATCCTGGCCGTCATGTCCGCCGTCGCCTGGTTCGGCATGGACATCGACTGGAGCTACGCCGGCCCGGCCGGCGCCATCCTGGAAGGCTCCGAAAGGATCGCCGCCATGAGCGCCGTGATGACCGCCATCGGCATCGGGTGGGGCATCACCTGGTTCACCTACGCCGCTGACTACTCCCGGTTCGTCAGCACCAGCGTCCCCAAGAAAAAGGTCTACTTGGCCTCAGTGCTGGGCCAGTTCATCCCCGTGGTGTGGCTCGGCGTCCTGGGTGCCAGCCTGGCCACCAACAGCGGCGAGATCGATCCCGGCAAACTCATCGTCCTGAACTTCGGCGCCATGGCGCTGCCCGTACTGCTCATGGTGCTCCACGGCCCCATTGCCACCAACATCCTGAACATCTACACCTTCTCAGTGGCCACCCAGGCTTTGGACATCTCCATCAGCCGCCGCAAGCTCAACCTGTTCGTCGGCGTCTTCTCACTCGCCGCCGTCGTCTTCTTCATCTTCCAGGAAGACTTCGCCGCGGTGCTCGACGCCTGGCTGATCGGCCTGGTGGCCTGGGTGGCCGCCTGGGGCGGGATCATGCTGGTCCACTACTTCTGGCTGGACAAGCGCTGGCCGGGTGCGCCGGAGCGCCTGTTCGACGGCGTTGGCACCAAGCGACTGCCCGTCGTCAACTGGGCGGGAGTCATCTCCCTCGTGGCCGGGATTTTCGCGACGTGGCTGTTCATGTACGGCCTGATCCCCATCATGCAGGGCCCCATTGCGGTGGCCCTGGGCGGCTGGGACCTGTCCTGGCTGGCCGGCGGACTGACCAGCGCCGGGGTGTACGCCATCCTTGGGCCGCGCCAGCACATCCGCTACCTCGCCCTGGAGCCCCGCATTCAAGCTGAAGCAAAGAGCCCGGCGGCGGACACCACTCCCGCCCTTCCTGCCCTCTGA
- a CDS encoding PucR family transcriptional regulator has translation MSVFLGEILAHPALAAADPVVHPLGVAADSQPVRWVHSSEVLDIAPLLRGGELLLCGGITLATATPAKREEYVRELAQRGIAALAIETGGALPEIPADMLQKAEEFGLPVVELRKVVPFVGVMQAINSMLVSESVGHLQQADAATRAMASELAHGASLDKILAVLAGITGSAVKLTSPWGVTMGSAVPEGWSSEVSADGAAGAAEEGAADDAGSGPGGDANFGGTPAGRVLSVDIPVRGVLMGRLEVLVPEVADTALAQVAGERAVDILGLALLQHTPPGLHALAGAELMRAVLNSAPEWRLEQLAPGAGFPTDSPAVVAAIHAAAPQELRGAVESFLSSRRIPCAAYLDDAELVVMIGLPCTEPPGERRELLESLRGLEGDHDAVIALGPPVGRVAEAAWSLAEARRALDVRQIRRRNASARRRFPARGLVVVDAQDTAVESLALTCLDASARDAFVNRQLRAVLEHDAQRQSQLLETLQVWLDSGCNTAQSARELHLERQSMHHRLQRIFELCGGDPRGTGRLAALHLAARVAGLP, from the coding sequence GTGTCAGTGTTTCTTGGCGAAATACTCGCCCATCCCGCGCTCGCCGCCGCAGACCCCGTGGTCCATCCCCTTGGGGTAGCCGCGGATAGCCAGCCGGTCCGCTGGGTCCACTCCAGCGAGGTGCTGGACATCGCTCCCCTGCTCCGCGGCGGCGAGCTGCTGCTCTGCGGCGGCATCACACTTGCCACCGCCACGCCCGCCAAACGCGAGGAGTATGTCCGCGAACTGGCGCAGCGCGGCATTGCCGCGCTGGCCATCGAGACCGGCGGCGCACTGCCGGAGATTCCTGCCGACATGCTGCAGAAGGCTGAGGAGTTCGGCCTGCCAGTGGTGGAGCTGCGCAAGGTGGTGCCCTTTGTGGGCGTCATGCAGGCCATCAACTCCATGCTGGTGAGCGAGTCGGTGGGCCACCTTCAGCAAGCGGATGCCGCCACCCGCGCCATGGCTTCGGAGCTGGCCCACGGCGCCTCGCTGGACAAGATCCTGGCCGTGCTGGCGGGGATCACCGGTTCCGCCGTGAAGCTCACCTCCCCGTGGGGCGTCACCATGGGGAGCGCGGTGCCGGAGGGGTGGAGCAGCGAGGTTAGTGCGGATGGCGCGGCCGGGGCGGCCGAGGAAGGAGCAGCGGACGACGCCGGCTCCGGGCCGGGCGGGGATGCCAACTTCGGCGGGACTCCTGCTGGAAGAGTGCTCAGCGTGGACATCCCCGTGCGCGGCGTCCTCATGGGCCGGTTGGAGGTGCTGGTGCCGGAGGTAGCCGACACGGCACTGGCACAGGTGGCCGGGGAACGCGCAGTCGACATCCTGGGCCTGGCCCTGCTGCAGCATACGCCTCCCGGGCTGCATGCCCTGGCAGGTGCTGAACTGATGCGCGCAGTGCTCAATTCCGCTCCCGAGTGGCGGCTTGAACAACTTGCTCCAGGTGCCGGCTTTCCGACAGACTCCCCGGCCGTGGTGGCGGCCATTCATGCTGCGGCGCCGCAGGAGCTGCGTGGGGCCGTCGAAAGCTTCCTGAGCTCGCGCAGGATTCCGTGCGCCGCTTACCTGGACGACGCAGAGCTGGTGGTGATGATCGGTTTGCCCTGCACCGAGCCCCCGGGCGAGCGGCGGGAGCTTCTGGAATCCCTGCGGGGGCTGGAGGGCGACCATGATGCCGTGATAGCCCTGGGACCGCCGGTAGGCCGTGTTGCGGAGGCGGCCTGGTCGCTGGCGGAGGCGCGCCGTGCCCTGGACGTGCGACAGATCCGGCGGCGCAATGCCTCGGCGCGCAGGCGGTTTCCGGCGCGCGGCCTGGTGGTGGTTGATGCCCAGGACACCGCCGTTGAAAGCCTCGCCCTGACCTGCCTCGATGCCTCAGCCCGTGACGCGTTCGTCAACCGGCAGCTGCGGGCCGTGCTGGAGCATGATGCGCAGCGGCAGTCCCAATTGTTGGAGACCCTGCAGGTGTGGCTGGACTCCGGCTGCAACACGGCGCAGTCTGCCCGCGAACTGCATCTGGAACGGCAGTCAATGCACCACCGGCTGCAGCGGATTTTCGAGTTGTGTGGGGGCGATCCGCGCGGCACGGGCCGGCTGGCGGCACTGCACCTGGCGGCCCGGGTGGCCGGGCTGCCGTGA